CAGGAGGGAGCGGTTCTTTTAAAAGAAGAAAAACATCCTTTAATTTTTCTTGCGCTAACAGTTCATCTGTGTAGCATTCAATCGCTTCTACGAAATTATGTATAAATAGGATTTCTGTTTTATTCCCGCGGCCACGCCCTGGAGTCCAATGAATTAATTGTTCCTCGCTCATTTTCTTTAATAAAATCTTTACGTTTTTTGTACTGCAATATAAAACATCCGCTAATTCTTGTAAGCTATTTCGTATATGTTGTTGATCCTGTGCATGTAGTCTTAGTCGAATGTAATAGTCCATAATTTTCATATATACACTTCCTTCTATCGTAAAAGGGGAAACTCTTTAGAATATTCTAACCTTTTTCTTCCTTTTTTTCAAAGTAAAATAAGGAAGCATAAGGAGGGGGAAACAATGGGTTTTTGGAGTATGCATCGAAATATAAAGATTAGGATTATAACTTCGTTTTTAACACGTACTGTGTCCACGATGATTTTTCCATTTATGGCGATTTATTTTTCAATAAAATTAGGTAGTGCAATTGCTGGTGCGTTACTACTTATTAATGTCATAGCTTCATTAGTAATTGGTTTATATGGTGGATATGTTGGAGATCGACTTGGTCGTAAAAAAGTAATGATTATCGGTCAAAGTATACAAGTCATTTCCATTGCTTGTATGGGAGTTGCTAATTCAGATTATGTAGATTCACCGTGGCTAACATTTGTGTTTATGTTAGTGAATAGTTTAGGATCTGGACTTATGAACCCTGCGACAGAGGCAATGTTAATTGATGTGAGTACACCTGAAAATCGAAAAGTGATGTACAGCATTAACTATTGGGCAATTAATTTATCCATTGCGATTGGAGCGATATTTGGCGGATTATTATTTGAGAACTATAGATTGCAATTGTTTATCGGATTAACAGTGATTGCAGTTATCACTTTATATGTGATGGCTGTATATATGGAAGAAGTGTATGTAGCACGGAAAACGGTGGAGAAGAAAAATGTATTAAAAGATATGGCGGATAGTTATAAAGTCGTAATGAAAGATAGAGCGTTTTTAATTTTTTGTGCAGCAAGTATATGTACGTTATCGTTAGAGTTTCAAATTAATAATTATTTAGGAGTACGCTTGCAGAAGGAATTTGAAACGGTGCACTTTTTCTTCGGGAATGGTTTTACGTTTGATTTAACAGGTATTCGTATGCTGAGCTGGATTTCAGCAGAGAATACAATTTTAGTTGTGTTATGTTCAGCACTTCTTATTAAAATGCTAAAAAGCTTCAACGATTTGAAAATCTTATATGTCGGCTTATTCATTTATACAATTGGATTTACAATACTCGGAACGAGCAATAGCTTATGGATTTTATTAATTGCAGGGCTTTTCCAAACGATAGGCGAGATGATGTATGTGCCAGTGCGTCAATCTATTATGGCAGATATGGTGCCAAATGAGGCGAGAGGTTCATATATGGCGATTAACGGAATGGTCTTTCAAGTGGCAAAAATGAACGGGGCATTAGGTGTTATGCTAGGCTCATTTCTTGCATCTTGGGGTATGAGCGCTCTATATTTTATCGTTGGTATGAGCAGTATTTTATTATTTATGAAGGCGATAGGGAAAGAGAAGTATCAGAATGAAGGGAATGTTTCTCAGATTGGATAAAACTATATAAAAAGCGAACGAACTGGACTCGCTTTTTATATAATTTTTAGAATGGATCAACTTCAGCTAAATTTGGAGTGGTATTCGGCTGTAGCAAAAGATTTTTTAATGTGCCTACTTCAGAAAGAGTGACTAATATGTAGCCACTAATTAGTACAATAAGCCCAATGAGGCGTAACGTTTGTAAGCTTACTTCATTATTATTCGTTTCCGTTGGATTAGGAGGCGTTGAAGGTGGATTGTTATTCATAAATAAGCTCCCATCTTTTGTATTTATATATGTGCGAAATCATTATTTAACTTATGGATAGGAATCGTATAGTCATTTTCACTATATGAGAACTGCCTATGAAAAGTGATTAGAAGTTTTGGGGAGAGAAAAGAGGGTGTATGAAAAGATCATTAAAAATAAGATTCTTTTTTGTTTTTCATACAAATAAAAAGGTTAATCAGAGTAGTTAAATAGCTACTTTGATTAACCTCTAATAACTATCTCAATATACGTAACGATTCTTCAATAAACGCTGGGATGTCTTCCGGTTGTCTACTTGTTACTAGCTGATTTTGGCATACAACTACTTCTTTATCGTGAAAGTTTCCGCCGGCGTTTTTTAAATCGACTTCAATAGATTTATATCCAGTGACATCACGTCCTTCAAGTGTTTGTGCAGTGATGAGTAGCTGAGGTCCGTGACAAATAGCGAAAACAGGTTTTTCCGCATCCATAAATGCTTTGCTAAAGCGAACGAAACGTTCATCTGCACGAAGTATATCTGGGGAAAATCCACCTGGTATGAAGAGGGCATCAAAGTTTTCTGGAGAAACATCATCGATACCTTTATCAATTACGACTTCACTTTTTCCTTGTTTACCGTGTACCGTTTTACCTTTTTCCGTTTCAATAGTTGTTAATTCATATCCTTTTTGTTTAAAAGCTTCTGCTGGCTCTGTGTATTCTGTGTCCTCGAAATAATCCGTTATTAAAGTAGCAATTTTTTTACTCATTCTAATCCGCTCCTTATATTATATTATCGGTTCCAGAATCGTCCTTGGGCAATGCCTTCTATAAATGATTCGATTGAAGTGTCTGTTAAGTTGTAAACTCCTGCTCCATCCAGTTTCACCTTACTATGGTCTAAAGCATGAGGGTTACTAAGGACATAGGCTATCGGTTTAAAGTGTTTAAAAGTAGTTTCTGCAAATTCTAAAACAGGGGGGTGAATGGCAGATTCGCTACTAAACACTAATACCGCATCAAAAAGTGCAGAGTCTGCTGTTATATAAGTATCCGTTACTTTAATGGAATCATTGAACTGATGAATTTTATTATCTATGATGCTATAGTTAATTCGGTGTTGTGCAAAAGCTTGAATCCATTCGGATAGAAGGGAGACGCTTGGGTCACCATTCAATAGAATTGCCACATTTTTGGAATCAGCTTTAAAAATAGTATTGGACATGC
This Bacillus paramycoides DNA region includes the following protein-coding sequences:
- a CDS encoding MDR family MFS transporter; translation: MGFWSMHRNIKIRIITSFLTRTVSTMIFPFMAIYFSIKLGSAIAGALLLINVIASLVIGLYGGYVGDRLGRKKVMIIGQSIQVISIACMGVANSDYVDSPWLTFVFMLVNSLGSGLMNPATEAMLIDVSTPENRKVMYSINYWAINLSIAIGAIFGGLLFENYRLQLFIGLTVIAVITLYVMAVYMEEVYVARKTVEKKNVLKDMADSYKVVMKDRAFLIFCAASICTLSLEFQINNYLGVRLQKEFETVHFFFGNGFTFDLTGIRMLSWISAENTILVVLCSALLIKMLKSFNDLKILYVGLFIYTIGFTILGTSNSLWILLIAGLFQTIGEMMYVPVRQSIMADMVPNEARGSYMAINGMVFQVAKMNGALGVMLGSFLASWGMSALYFIVGMSSILLFMKAIGKEKYQNEGNVSQIG
- a CDS encoding type 1 glutamine amidotransferase domain-containing protein, whose product is MSKKIATLITDYFEDTEYTEPAEAFKQKGYELTTIETEKGKTVHGKQGKSEVVIDKGIDDVSPENFDALFIPGGFSPDILRADERFVRFSKAFMDAEKPVFAICHGPQLLITAQTLEGRDVTGYKSIEVDLKNAGGNFHDKEVVVCQNQLVTSRQPEDIPAFIEESLRILR